AGGATTTATCTTCGAGTTCATAGGCTTGAGATATTCCTTTCCCTTCGGGAGTTATCGCTATTTGGCCTTCGAGGGCTTCGCTCTCCAAGGGGTCCCCATACCGGTCATAATAGCCTGGGGAGTTTACGTTTACACTTGCTACCTAGCTTCCCTCTATATCTCGAGGAGGATGAGCATAATAACTGCTTCCTCGCTGATGGTCCTCCTGGATATGGCTTTAGATCCAGTGATGGTTGAGAGGGGCGTCTGGATATGGGAGGCAGGGGGAGAGTGGTTCGGAGTACCGCTGACCAATTACTTAGGCTGGTTCCTGGTCTCATCGATCTCGCTGATCCTCTATAATTTGGCTGGGGAGGAGCCCCTGGAGGTAGGATCCACATCCTACATACCATACATAAGCAGCTTCCTCCCCATAATCTCGATGTCAGGAGCGAGCTCATGGCTCCCCTCATATATATCCATCTCGATAGCCCTGATACTGCCGATAATGAGGGCGATAAAGTGATGCAGAACCTTTTTAATATTATCTGGGGCTCAGGGGTGGATAATTATGCTAGTGATCCTGAACATATACACGCACCTGGGCGAGCTCGATGATGTAGTAGAGAGGTTGATGGAGCTCGATGAAGTCGTGGACCTCTACGAGGTGACGGGAGATTACGATATAGTAGCTGTGATAGAGGTCGATTCCATCGAGGAGTTCAGGGGCAAGATACTCAGGAAGCTGATGGATCTGAAGGGGGTCAGGGGGACTAATAGCTTCGTAGTGCTCCACGCCCATAAGAGAGGAGGGAGGATCTTAGAGGAGTGAGCGGGAATCCCAGGAGGATACTCTTCCCAGTAGTAGAGGATTTCTCCCCGGATAAGCTCAGGGCCCTCATATCTGGGACTATCGGCATATCCAATGCTGAGATAACATTACTGCATGTCGTCAGAGTCCCTATGACAGCTCCCCTGGATGAGGAGACCTTCTCAGGGGAGCTAGCTGAGTGGGAAGGTAAGCTGAGGAGGTTAGCTGAACAGCTGGAGGGGGGAGGGCTGAGAGCGAGGGTCAGGGTTGTCCTCTCCAGGAGCATCTTAACGGGCATAGAGGAATGCCTGCAGGGCCACGATATGCTCCTCTTAGTCAGGGGGACATTCGGGGGGACCTTCAGGAAGGTAATAGCCAGGATCTCAATAGAGAAACTCTCGGAAAAGTACAGGACTCCGATAATCGTGATAAGCAGGAATCTGATCTCTTGAATGGCATCTGAATAAAAATTTATTTCAGTTTGTATTTTCCATCCCCTGTTTTCTCCACCTTCCCCGCTTTCTCCAACCTCGTCAGCTGACCTTTCACCACACCCGCTTTAGCTCCCGTGACCTTAATCAGCTCCTCCAGGGACTTTGGGCCGGACTTCAGCTCCTCCAGTATCTTGTCCTTCACACCCATGCTGACCCTCCCCTTATTCGAATCTCCAGAATAAAAGGATTTTTCACAGTTCTATGAAATTTAAAAAATTAATGATACAGGAATGGAAATTCTTTATGCCCCTATTCGCCCGCTATTGAAATTCTCTTATCTTCTTTATTTGATTTGGGATAAGCTTGAAGCCCCGGCTCGAGCGTAGCCGCCGGAGGAAAAGTTAATAAATTGAATTTGGCTGCGGTGGGCTGAAAGGGTGGGCAGGGTGGGAAAGGAAGAATCTAAACGGGATGAGGTCTCACTCAAGAGGGAAGTTAAACTCTTCGGCGCTTTCTCCATGGGTTATGCTGATGTAGGTGCCGATATATACATGGCTATGGGTATAGTATTCCTATTCTCAGCGGGGGCAGCTCCTCTCTCATTCCTCATAGCAGCTATAGCTTACATAACGGTCTGCTTCGCATATGCCGAGCTCAGCTCTACGTATCCTCTAGCCGGAGGGGCCCAGATATTCGCCGCTAGAGGATTAGGGGATCATATGGGCTTCCTGGCTGGATGGTTCCTCATACTGAGCTATATCGTTGATATAGCAGTCTTCGCCCTCTCATCTTCAGGCTATCTATCCTTCCTCTTCCCCTCCATAAGGAAGATCTCAATTGAGGTGGGTCCCCTCTACTTAAACGGGCTGATCTTAATGACCATAATCCTGATAGGCTTCCTGATCCTCGTCAATATAATGGGGATAAGGGAGTCCACGATCTTCACGGAGGTCCTGGTGGCTGTAGACCTCATTGTCGAGTCCTTCATACTTGGAGCCGGCCTCTTCCTAATATTGCAAGATCCATCGAAGCTTTTAAGCAACTTAGGCGAGTTTGGAGCTCCGGGCGTCCATGAGGATGTCTCATATATACCTGGGCTCGATTTGAAGTTCCAAAACTTCCTATATGGGACTACCCTAGCTATGAGCTCATTCGTGGGGATAGAGTCGATAGCTCAAGCATCGGAGGAGATAAAGAGGCCATATAAGTGGATTCCCATAGCTACGAAGCTATCAGCAGTTTCAGTCCTCATATTCGCGATAGGGATCTCTATAGCAGCCCTAGGGACAGCCGGCTGGGAGGCGCCCGCAGTACATAGGGAGATGTCCATGGTAATCATAATGAAATCCGTCCCTATAATAGGTAGTTACGCCTCTATCCTTGTGGCATTCACTGGCTTCGTGATAACGCTCGCTTCCTCAAATACCGGTGTGATAGGGGTATCTAGAGTAATTTACTCCATGGGAAAATTCAAGCTCATGCCGGGGAATCTTTCAACAGTTAACAGGAGGTTCAGAACCCCTGTAAGGGCTATAATCTTCTCTGGGATCGTAGCAATTTTAATGAGCTTCCTTGGGGATCTGGAGAGGATAGCAGATGTCTACGCCGTAGCTGGTCTCCTCTCATATCTCTTAGTTTACCTTTCCCTTCCTAAATTGAGGAAGATAGATAGAGATGCTTACAGGCCTTGGAGGGCTCCTGGGGACCTTAAGATAGGGGGGAGGGAGATTAATTTAGTGGCGACGATAGGTCTCCTTTCAGTCGGTTCCCTCCTCAGCATAGTGATCTTACTGCATAAGATCGGTAGATCCCTAGCTCTCCTCTGGCTCCTCATAGGCATCCTAACCTACGTTAGCTACAGGAAGTCAGCGGGCTTACCTGTCCTGGGGAGGGTGTCAGCTGAGGAGATGAGACCTGCTGAGTATAGGAGGAGCGTTATAGCATTCATAAGGCCTTATGAGGATGAAGATGTCGCTGAGGATATAGCGCACGCTCTTAAGGGTAGATATAAGGTCCATCTCACATCGATAATAGATCCCGAGGGGCTGAGCTCGGAGGAAATAGAGGAGGAGAGGATGAACACTCAGAGGATACTGAACAGGATAGCATCCAAGCTCAGGGGGATAGGCCTCGAGGTGACCTATAGGATCGAGTTCGGTAAGCCGAGGGAAGTCGCGATTTCCTTCGCTGAAGCTGATATTTATGATTTCATCCTCGTGATAATAGGCAGGGGCACCAGGAAGCTCGAGGAACCGGGATTGGCCAGGCTCCTGATGGAGAAGTTCCCGGGTAAGGTCATAGCGGTGAGGAGATGATTCAAAATCTCCCCATATATGGTAAAATTTTTAGAGCGGATGCCTTCATAGATATCAAAACCCTCCTCCCCTCTCTCACATCAAGCTCCTCCAACGCTTGCTTCGTCAGGAAGGACCTGAGCTTGACTCCGGAGGCTTCCAGGGAGACTTCGTACACGGGAGGCCTATATTTCACAGCTATCACTTCTGCCTCAAGTAAGTTCCTCGCGCTCGTCTTCGGGAGCTCGCCCAAGGGATGTATGAATATATCCTCGGGCCTCACGATCACTAGAACATCTCCCTCCGACTCGTAAGCTGAGATCAAATCGATACTATTCACCCTTATAACTGTAAAATTCTCCCTCCTCTCAGCACTCCCCCTCAGTATGTTCTCCGGCCCCATGAATTCGGATGCCCCCGGATCATCCCTAAGTTCCTCCAAACTCCCGATCTTGATGATCCTGCCCCCCACGATCAGCGCTATCCTATCCCCCAGATAGCTAGCTTCCAGATGATCGTGGGTCACGTGAATAGCTGTGAAACCTAGCTTAGAATGTATCTCCTTGAGGAATGCTTGAAGCTCCTCCCTCAAGCTCCTGTGAATTGCTGAGAGGGGCTCGTCCATCAGAACCGCTTTTGGTTCTATTACTAGAGCTCTGGCTAGAGCTACCCTCTGCCTCTCCCCCCCGCTCAGAGTGATTGGCCTCCTCTCGAGGAGGTGCGATATCCTCAGTATTTCAGATATCTCCCCGATCCTCTCCCTCACTTCCGATGAGCTCTTCCCCCTCACCTTGAGACCGAATGCTATGTTATCGAAAACGCTCATGTGGGGGAATAGGGCATATTCCTGAGGTACGTAACTTAAATTCCTCATCTCAGGCGGTAGCTTCGTCACATCCCTCCCATCAACTATTATTTTCCCCTCTTCAGGCTCTATGAATCCTAATATCGTCTGAAGGAGGAGAGTCTTCCCCGCGCCCGTGGGTCCCATTATCACTAAGTACTCGCCATCTCCCACGCTCAGATCAATATCCTCGAGCGAGAAATCTCCCAGATTGACGCTTAGCCTTCGAACCTCTATCATCTCCTCCCCCTCCACGGGTATCTCACTATAATGAATATTGCGACGCTCATCAGGAAGAGGGGAAGGGCTGTAGCGCTAGCAGCTCTCAGACCATGCGTCCAGAACCTGTCCATTATGAGTACGTTTATCGATTTAGGGTAATAAGCCACTATTAGTATGGCTCCGACCTCACTGATCCCCCTCCCCCAGGAGAGCAGGGAGCCAGTGATTATGAAGCGGAGGGAGAGTGGGAGGGTCACCTCAATGAAGGTCCTCCACTCCGAAGCCCCTAAGCTCCTAGCGACATATTCCAGATTCAAATCTATGGAGTTGAAGCCCTCTATTAAGCTGCCTATCATGATGGGAGCGGATACGAAGGCCATAACAGCCACTATACCGTAGAAGCTATCCTCGATCGTTATGCCGGCTTTAGAGAGGAGGAGCCCCACGGGGGCTCTCGAGTTATACGCCATCAGGAGCATTATACCTGCAACTCCATGCGGGATAACTAGCGGCAGATCTATGATGGCTTTTAGCAATCCCTTCCCGCGGAATTCCCTCCTGGAGAGGAAGTAAGATAGAGGGATGCCGGAGATGAGGAGGAGTGAGGTGGAGAGGAGGGAGGCCGACACCCCTATCATCAGAGCTTCCAGTGCCGTATCATCTAGCCCGTACCTCGCAACATCTTTAGGATCGGTCCAAATAATGAAGGAGATAATCGGTATAAGTAAGAAGATGATAAGAAATGCTCCAAATATGCCGAAAGTTTTTAAAAGATTGAGCCTCATCCTCCAACCTCCTTAACTATGCCCTTCAGCTCCTCAGGGACTTTACCGTAAGCTAGAGGCGGCCTCATGGCCCTCTGACCGAGCTCCTCGAAGGTATTGAGCCCCTCAGTGAGGAGGAACTTCGTGAACTTCAAGGCCTCATCATTCCTCGCTGCCTTAGGTATAGTGAGCCCGTAAGCTATAGCATCACCCTCTATAACCTCACCGGAGCCCAGATGGACTTTGGCACGAGAGTAGAAATCCTTGAGCTCCGGATTTCCGAGATCTATCTCATCAGGCAGCCTTACGTAACTTAAGTTGTGCTGGATAGCTACGCTCTCATACTCGAAAGCGTAGTCCAGGACACCGGATTCCAGTAATGCCAATAGTTCAACACTCTTAGGCCTGATCACTACCTTCTCAGATCCCTGAACTGGATCGGGGACCCAAGCTTCCATCCCGCTGACCCTTATGTTCGTCCCCCTCAGAAGCTCTGAGGCTAAAGGAGATTCACTCAGATTCGATGCCAGGAGAAGGGAGATCAAGCTCCTGTATCCGCAGGGATCCCTATTGGGATCAGAGAAACCGAACTTGACTCCATCCCTCATCAGTATCCGATACCAGTTGTTCTCATTTATCTCACCAGCATATTTACTCGATTCAGTGTAAGCTATTACGAGCCTGTTGGTCGCGAAGACCACGTACCAATCAGCATGATCCGCCATTAGCTTTGGAATCAAGCTGTAATCAGCTACTAAAATCAAATCCGCATATTTCCCGAGCTCTGTAACCTTCTTTATTGCCTCTACGCTCCCGCTAGCCTCCAGCTGAAAATCCAAATCTGGATTGATTTTCCTGTAGAGCTCAGTTATCCTCTCAACGGGGATCTGGAGGGAACCTGCGAGGAATATCTTCAGCTTCTCGGGTGTTTTGCCTGAGGAAACCTCAGGAACGGATGTTAGCTTGTATGCTAGGAGAGTGATTGAGATGAATAGCAGGATCAGGAGGTAGTACTTACCGCGACCCATGCGACTCCCCATTATTCGTTAATGAATAACGGACTCTATAAAAATTCATGCCCTATCTTTTCAGCCCCTAGGCAGCTTTGAGAAGCTTAATAGGTGATAACTGCCTTAAGGCATGTGAGCATAGATAACTTAGAGGTCAAGCTTGAGATAAAGTTGATGAGAGGTAATTCGGTAATAATGGACGGATTGACGGCAGATCTATTGAGAGCGATATCATCGAGCGGTTCAATATTAGCGTCAGCCAAGCTCCTCGGAATACCCTATGCGAAGGCCTGGAGGATGATAACGTCCCTAGAGAGGAAGATAGGGGGGCAAGGTCATCAGGCCGAGGAGGGGAGGGGCTGGAGGGGGAGGGGCCGAGCTCACTGAGATCGGCATCAAATTAATGAACTTCTTCGAGGAGATGGAGGAGAGATTCGGCATCAATAAGCTCTTCAGATTTGGGGGAGTTGAGAGAGCGGATCTGGTAGTGATGGGGAGCCATGACCTCCTCCTGGAGGGGATACTGGGAGACCTCAGGGGAAAGGGGATCAGCGTGGAGGCTCACTGGATAGGCTCTTGCGGGGGCCTCCTCTCACTCTCTTTAGGAGAAGCTGATATCGCGGGCATCCACCTCCTAGATTCGAGGAGCATGGATTACAACGTCCCGTTCGTGAGGGAGCTCTTCCCCATGGGAGTGGCCCTCTTCAGGGGGTATGAGAGGGAGATAGGATGGGCTTATAGGGATCGCTTCTCGATAGATGAACTGATCTCAGGCAAATTGAGGCTAGCTAACAGGAATAAGGGATCGGGGACGAGGATATTGATAGATAGGATCTTGAGTGAGTTGGGCGGACGTGCGTCGGTGAGGGGCTATAGAAGTGAGTACTTCACGCACTCATCAGCTTGCGAGGCTGTTGCCAGGGGGAGGGCTGACGTCACTATGACGATAAGGCCCATTGCAGAATCCTTCAGCCTGAGATTCTCAGCGATAGGATGGGAGAGGTACGATTTCGCTGTTAAGGAGGAGATATTGGAAAAGGAAGCATTCAGTGAATTCCTGAGGGAATTGACCTCTAAAAAGGATTTTAGTATAGCTGGATATCGCTTCCCAGAGGATACTGGAGCTAGAATCCTCTGATCCATCGGCGAGATCATATGAGGGCCTCCACTACCCCCCTCTTCGCGTAAGCTATGGCCATCCTCGGCGTGTTATAATAGTACCCGAGGTCCCCGTCCCTATCTACCATTATTATGCCTCCCCTACCCCCGACTCTACCGAGCAAGTCGATAGCAGCCCTCGCAGCTTCCATAGCGCTCAAACCGAGTGCGAGCATATCTACAGCTGATTTCGCCAGCACAACTTTAATTATGCTCTCCCCATGCCCCGAACATGCGGCGGCCCCTTTCCTATTATCTGCATATAAGCCCGCACCTACGACGGGGACATCACCCACTCTCCCGGCCATCCTGAATGGGGAGCCTCCAGTCGAGAGAGCTGCAGCTAGCCTCCCCTTAGAGTCTATAGCAACAGCACCGACTGTTGAGTCCTTCTCGAATGCCTTCCTCGATGACATCCCTTTCGCCCTGAACTCCTCCCACCTCCTCCTCTCCCTCTCGACTACGAGTTCCCTCGGATCTATTAAGCTCATACCGAAGCTCTCCGCTAGCCTATGGGCTCCCTCGCCCACAAATAATAAGTGCTCAGTCCTCTCCATTATCATCCTAGCTAACCTCACGGGATTCCTTACCCTGTTAACTGAAGCGACGGCGCCAGCATTTAGCTCCCCATCCATTATGGAAGCATCCAATTCAACGTAACCGTCCCTGTTGAGGAATGAGCCTACACCGGCATCGAAAGTCGGGTCGTCCTCCATCAAAATGACTGCCCTCTCTACAGCATCTAATGAGTTATCCGTCTCCATTAGGACCTTCCAGCCGAGTTCAGCAGCCTTCCTCACGCCAGTAAGATGGGCCTCTACTTCCTCATCCGGTATGGCCCAAGCGCCACCGTGCACTATTATAGCTGGCTCCGTACCGATCACCCATTACGCTATCCTCGAGTTAATTAAATGTATTCTCTGAATTCTGACTCCTCTGGAATCTTCCTTTTAGGGATGCTCACTTTAAGCTCCTATCGTTAATGTCAATTTTTTGATATATAGTGCTATTTCATGTCATTATGACTTATCAACCCCCTATCTCCCCCAGGCTCTCATCCATTATCTGGACGGCCCTCTCCACCTCCTCCTTGCTCACGGTGAGAGGGGGCGCGAACCTCACGACGTTCCCATACCACCCGCTAGTCGCGAGTAATAATCCCCTCTTCAGAGCTTTATCGAAGCAGAGCTGAGCTGTCTCCTCCCTAGCTGGCTTTTTACTCTCCTTATCCTTGACCAATTCTATTCCCAGCATGAGTCCCTTCCCCCTAACATCCCCAACAAATTTCCTCCTCTCCTTCAGCTCATTGAGGAGCTTAAGAGCGTACTCACCGACTTCCCTCACGTTCCTGAGTATAGCTTCCTTATTTTCGATGAAATGCGATAGAGTAGCATCGGCTGCAGCCATAACTAATGGTGGAGCTGCATAAGTAGAGTGCTCATCCCCGGGCTCCATAGAAGCTGCTATCTCCTCTCTCGTCACTACAGCAGCTAAAGGCAGGCCCCCAGTCATCCCCTTCGCCACTACGACTATATCTGGGACTACGTTAAGGGCCTCGAACCTCCAAGTAGTTCCGGTCCTCCCCATCCCGGTCTGTATCTCATCGAATATCAGGAGGGAGTTGTTCTCCCTCAGTATAGAGGCCAGTTTAGGAAAGAAGCCATCCTCAGGGTAGATTATCCCACCAACTCCCTGTATTGGCTCTATTATGAGAGCTGCATAATCCCTATTCCCTGAGAACTTCAGATAGTAATCTATCAATTGTAAGATGGAATCAGAGCAGCTCTCGCAACTATCTGCCTTCACTGGACATCTATAGCAGTAAGGATACGGTACATAGCTCATTCCAGGGATTAATGGGGCGAACTCCTTCTTCCTAGATCCATGGAATGTTAGAGTCCCCGAGGTCCTCCCATGGTAGGATCCCATTGTCACTAAAACTTCCTGCCTCTTCGTGAACTTCCTAGCGAGCTTCAAAGCAAGCTCTACTGCTTCGCCTCCTCCGGGCTTGAATGCCACTCTATTTAGCTCCCTCGGGAAGAGGGATAGGAGCTTCTCGGATGCCCTAAGTAAGTACTCGGAGTAGTAGACGTAGGAGCCCCCCGCTATAAGGTTCTCAGCTGCTTCCTTTATCGCTTCAACGAGGTAATCCGGGTTATGGCCTAGGTAGGCTGTGGTTATCACCGTCATGAAATCCATATATCTTTTCCCATCAACGTCCTCCACATAAATGCCTTTCGCCTTTTTTACCACGATCCTATGCGTCTTAAATAAGTTCGTCATGAGAGAGGAATCCAATCTCCTCAACATGTCCTCCTGCATCGGCTAATTGGGGGTCAATA
The sequence above is drawn from the Candidatus Korarchaeum cryptofilum OPF8 genome and encodes:
- the wtpA gene encoding tungstate ABC transporter substrate-binding protein WtpA — encoded protein: MGRGKYYLLILLFISITLLAYKLTSVPEVSSGKTPEKLKIFLAGSLQIPVERITELYRKINPDLDFQLEASGSVEAIKKVTELGKYADLILVADYSLIPKLMADHADWYVVFATNRLVIAYTESSKYAGEINENNWYRILMRDGVKFGFSDPNRDPCGYRSLISLLLASNLSESPLASELLRGTNIRVSGMEAWVPDPVQGSEKVVIRPKSVELLALLESGVLDYAFEYESVAIQHNLSYVRLPDEIDLGNPELKDFYSRAKVHLGSGEVIEGDAIAYGLTIPKAARNDEALKFTKFLLTEGLNTFEELGQRAMRPPLAYGKVPEELKGIVKEVGG
- a CDS encoding ABC transporter permease; translated protein: MRLNLLKTFGIFGAFLIIFLLIPIISFIIWTDPKDVARYGLDDTALEALMIGVSASLLSTSLLLISGIPLSYFLSRREFRGKGLLKAIIDLPLVIPHGVAGIMLLMAYNSRAPVGLLLSKAGITIEDSFYGIVAVMAFVSAPIMIGSLIEGFNSIDLNLEYVARSLGASEWRTFIEVTLPLSLRFIITGSLLSWGRGISEVGAILIVAYYPKSINVLIMDRFWTHGLRAASATALPLFLMSVAIFIIVRYPWRGRR
- a CDS encoding carotenoid biosynthesis protein, translated to MRRIVEASILLLSLSYIFNAILGRIGARGTADLLMLILFSLSILLMSTRVRRIILLPILGSFLGFIFEFIGLRYSFPFGSYRYLAFEGFALQGVPIPVIIAWGVYVYTCYLASLYISRRMSIITASSLMVLLDMALDPVMVERGVWIWEAGGEWFGVPLTNYLGWFLVSSISLILYNLAGEEPLEVGSTSYIPYISSFLPIISMSGASSWLPSYISISIALILPIMRAIK
- a CDS encoding substrate-binding domain-containing protein, with amino-acid sequence MEERFGINKLFRFGGVERADLVVMGSHDLLLEGILGDLRGKGISVEAHWIGSCGGLLSLSLGEADIAGIHLLDSRSMDYNVPFVRELFPMGVALFRGYEREIGWAYRDRFSIDELISGKLRLANRNKGSGTRILIDRILSELGGRASVRGYRSEYFTHSSACEAVARGRADVTMTIRPIAESFSLRFSAIGWERYDFAVKEEILEKEAFSEFLRELTSKKDFSIAGYRFPEDTGARIL
- a CDS encoding DprA-like winged helix domain-containing protein, coding for MGVKDKILEELKSGPKSLEELIKVTGAKAGVVKGQLTRLEKAGKVEKTGDGKYKLK
- a CDS encoding APC family permease; the encoded protein is MGKEESKRDEVSLKREVKLFGAFSMGYADVGADIYMAMGIVFLFSAGAAPLSFLIAAIAYITVCFAYAELSSTYPLAGGAQIFAARGLGDHMGFLAGWFLILSYIVDIAVFALSSSGYLSFLFPSIRKISIEVGPLYLNGLILMTIILIGFLILVNIMGIRESTIFTEVLVAVDLIVESFILGAGLFLILQDPSKLLSNLGEFGAPGVHEDVSYIPGLDLKFQNFLYGTTLAMSSFVGIESIAQASEEIKRPYKWIPIATKLSAVSVLIFAIGISIAALGTAGWEAPAVHREMSMVIIMKSVPIIGSYASILVAFTGFVITLASSNTGVIGVSRVIYSMGKFKLMPGNLSTVNRRFRTPVRAIIFSGIVAILMSFLGDLERIADVYAVAGLLSYLLVYLSLPKLRKIDRDAYRPWRAPGDLKIGGREINLVATIGLLSVGSLLSIVILLHKIGRSLALLWLLIGILTYVSYRKSAGLPVLGRVSAEEMRPAEYRRSVIAFIRPYEDEDVAEDIAHALKGRYKVHLTSIIDPEGLSSEEIEEERMNTQRILNRIASKLRGIGLEVTYRIEFGKPREVAISFAEADIYDFILVIIGRGTRKLEEPGLARLLMEKFPGKVIAVRR
- a CDS encoding ABC transporter ATP-binding protein, whose translation is MIEVRRLSVNLGDFSLEDIDLSVGDGEYLVIMGPTGAGKTLLLQTILGFIEPEEGKIIVDGRDVTKLPPEMRNLSYVPQEYALFPHMSVFDNIAFGLKVRGKSSSEVRERIGEISEILRISHLLERRPITLSGGERQRVALARALVIEPKAVLMDEPLSAIHRSLREELQAFLKEIHSKLGFTAIHVTHDHLEASYLGDRIALIVGGRIIKIGSLEELRDDPGASEFMGPENILRGSAERRENFTVIRVNSIDLISAYESEGDVLVIVRPEDIFIHPLGELPKTSARNLLEAEVIAVKYRPPVYEVSLEASGVKLRSFLTKQALEELDVREGRRVLISMKASALKILPYMGRF
- a CDS encoding isoaspartyl peptidase/L-asparaginase family protein; protein product: MIGTEPAIIVHGGAWAIPDEEVEAHLTGVRKAAELGWKVLMETDNSLDAVERAVILMEDDPTFDAGVGSFLNRDGYVELDASIMDGELNAGAVASVNRVRNPVRLARMIMERTEHLLFVGEGAHRLAESFGMSLIDPRELVVERERRRWEEFRAKGMSSRKAFEKDSTVGAVAIDSKGRLAAALSTGGSPFRMAGRVGDVPVVGAGLYADNRKGAAACSGHGESIIKVVLAKSAVDMLALGLSAMEAARAAIDLLGRVGGRGGIIMVDRDGDLGYYYNTPRMAIAYAKRGVVEALI
- a CDS encoding aspartate aminotransferase family protein, with product MQEDMLRRLDSSLMTNLFKTHRIVVKKAKGIYVEDVDGKRYMDFMTVITTAYLGHNPDYLVEAIKEAAENLIAGGSYVYYSEYLLRASEKLLSLFPRELNRVAFKPGGGEAVELALKLARKFTKRQEVLVTMGSYHGRTSGTLTFHGSRKKEFAPLIPGMSYVPYPYCYRCPVKADSCESCSDSILQLIDYYLKFSGNRDYAALIIEPIQGVGGIIYPEDGFFPKLASILRENNSLLIFDEIQTGMGRTGTTWRFEALNVVPDIVVVAKGMTGGLPLAAVVTREEIAASMEPGDEHSTYAAPPLVMAAADATLSHFIENKEAILRNVREVGEYALKLLNELKERRKFVGDVRGKGLMLGIELVKDKESKKPAREETAQLCFDKALKRGLLLATSGWYGNVVRFAPPLTVSKEEVERAVQIMDESLGEIGG
- a CDS encoding Lrp/AsnC family transcriptional regulator: MLVILNIYTHLGELDDVVERLMELDEVVDLYEVTGDYDIVAVIEVDSIEEFRGKILRKLMDLKGVRGTNSFVVLHAHKRGGRILEE
- a CDS encoding universal stress protein; its protein translation is MSGNPRRILFPVVEDFSPDKLRALISGTIGISNAEITLLHVVRVPMTAPLDEETFSGELAEWEGKLRRLAEQLEGGGLRARVRVVLSRSILTGIEECLQGHDMLLLVRGTFGGTFRKVIARISIEKLSEKYRTPIIVISRNLIS